A stretch of the Anaeromyxobacter sp. genome encodes the following:
- the rpmE gene encoding 50S ribosomal protein L31 — MKEGIHPEYKPAKVLCACGNLIETRSVAGDFHIEICSACHPFFTGKQKIMDTAGRIEKFKNRYGNASSATISAAPDAKKPEAAPAAKKAAAGAENRAAKRAKASAGKPKKVEAAPAAEAAPEAPEAE, encoded by the coding sequence ATGAAGGAAGGCATCCACCCCGAGTACAAGCCCGCCAAGGTGCTCTGCGCCTGCGGCAACCTCATCGAGACCCGCTCGGTGGCCGGCGACTTCCACATCGAGATCTGCTCGGCGTGCCACCCGTTCTTCACCGGCAAGCAGAAGATCATGGACACCGCGGGCCGCATCGAGAAGTTCAAGAACCGCTACGGCAACGCCTCCTCGGCCACCATCAGCGCCGCCCCGGACGCCAAGAAGCCCGAGGCCGCACCGGCCGCCAAGAAGGCCGCCGCCGGCGCCGAGAACCGCGCCGCCAAGCGCGCCAAGGCGTCCGCCGGCAAGCCCAAGAAGGTGGAGGCCGCCCCGGCCGCCGAGGCCGCCCCCGAGGCCCCCGAGGCCGAGTAG
- the rho gene encoding transcription termination factor Rho, producing the protein MPAAPVTPAAPAPVVATASITDLKHKKVAELTELARELKLEGAGALKKQDLIFAILQAQSRAAEEKKEEMEVAGEGTLEVLPDGFGFLRSPDFSYLAGPDDIYVSPSQIRRFNLRTGDTLRGTVRQPKEGERYFALLKVDSINGAPPEETQEKVLFDNLTPLYPTERLHLEHDANEMTTRVVDLFSPIGKGQRCLIVSPPRAGKTVLLQNIAHAITTNHPEVTLIVLLIDERPEEVTDMERTVKGEVVASTFDEPATRHVQVAEMVIEKARRLVEHKRDVVILLDSITRLARAYNSTVPPSGKILSGGVDSNALHKPKRFFGAARNIEEGGSLTIIGTALVDTGSRMDEVIFEEFKGTGNSEIVLDRKLMEKRIFPCMDIAKSGTRKEELLLPPEWLSKIYILRQTILNGLDNVEAMKFMLDKFRQVKCHDEFFKMMVGGGAR; encoded by the coding sequence ATGCCCGCCGCGCCCGTCACCCCCGCCGCACCCGCTCCCGTGGTCGCCACCGCCTCCATCACGGACCTCAAGCACAAGAAGGTGGCCGAGCTCACCGAGCTGGCCCGCGAGCTCAAGCTCGAGGGGGCCGGGGCGCTCAAGAAGCAGGACCTGATCTTCGCCATCCTGCAGGCCCAGTCCAGGGCCGCCGAGGAGAAGAAGGAGGAGATGGAGGTGGCCGGCGAGGGCACCCTGGAGGTGCTGCCCGACGGCTTCGGCTTCCTGCGCAGCCCCGACTTCAGCTACCTGGCGGGCCCCGACGACATCTACGTCTCGCCCTCGCAGATCCGGCGCTTCAACCTGCGCACCGGCGACACCCTGCGCGGCACGGTGCGCCAGCCCAAGGAGGGCGAGCGCTACTTCGCCCTGCTCAAGGTGGACAGCATCAACGGCGCCCCGCCCGAGGAGACCCAGGAGAAGGTCCTCTTCGACAACCTGACGCCCCTCTACCCCACCGAGCGGCTGCACCTGGAGCACGACGCCAACGAGATGACCACCCGGGTGGTGGACCTCTTCTCGCCCATCGGCAAGGGGCAGCGCTGCCTCATCGTCTCGCCCCCGCGCGCCGGCAAGACGGTGCTGCTGCAGAACATCGCCCACGCCATCACCACCAACCACCCCGAGGTGACCCTCATCGTGCTGCTCATCGACGAGCGGCCCGAGGAGGTGACCGACATGGAGCGGACGGTGAAGGGCGAGGTGGTGGCCTCCACCTTCGACGAGCCGGCCACCCGCCACGTGCAGGTGGCCGAGATGGTCATCGAGAAGGCCCGGCGCCTGGTGGAGCACAAGCGCGACGTGGTCATCCTGCTCGACTCCATCACCCGCCTGGCGCGCGCCTACAACTCCACCGTGCCGCCCTCGGGCAAGATCCTCTCCGGCGGCGTGGACTCCAACGCCCTGCACAAGCCCAAGCGCTTCTTCGGCGCGGCCCGCAACATCGAGGAGGGGGGCTCGCTCACCATCATCGGCACCGCGCTGGTGGACACCGGCAGCCGCATGGACGAGGTGATCTTCGAGGAGTTCAAGGGCACCGGCAACTCGGAGATCGTGCTCGACCGCAAGCTGATGGAGAAGCGCATCTTCCCCTGCATGGACATCGCCAAGAGCGGCACCCGCAAGGAGGAGCTGCTGCTGCCGCCCGAGTGGCTCTCCAAGATCTACATCCTGCGCCAGACCATCCTGAACGGGCTCGACAACGTCGAGGCCATGAAGTTCATGCTCGACAAGTTCCGCCAGGTGAAGTGCCACGACGAGTTCTTCAAGATGATGGTGGGCGGCGGGGCCCGCTAG